One Perognathus longimembris pacificus isolate PPM17 chromosome 2, ASM2315922v1, whole genome shotgun sequence DNA segment encodes these proteins:
- the Lzts2 gene encoding leucine zipper putative tumor suppressor 2, whose protein sequence is MAIVHTLPVPLEPTPEAATAPQAPAMGSVSSLISGRPCPGGPAPSRHHPAPGPTFFRQQDGLLRGGYEVQEPLCPAVPPRKTVPATSFTYINEDFRTESPPSPSSDIEDTREQRAHNAHLRGPPPKLIPVSGKLEKNMEKILIRPTAFKPVLPKPRGAPTLPSFLGPRAAGLSGSQGSLTQLFGGPASSSSSSSSSSAADKPLALSGWTSGCPSGTLSDSGRNSLSSLPTYSTGGAEPATSSPGGHLSSHGRGALPGPARGAPTGPSHSDSGRSSSSKSTGSLGGRVPGGLLGSGPRASPDSSCGDRSPPPPPPPPPSDEALLHCVLEGQLRDREAELQQLRDSLDESEGATGQEFRPRHWPREREDCAAQAQQATQRAQRAQQLLQLQVFQLQQEKRQLQDDFAQLLQEREQLERRCATFEREQRELGPRLEETKWEVCQKSGEISLLKQQLKESQAELVQKGSELVALRVALREARAALRVSEGRARGLQEAARARELELETCSQELQRHRQEAERLREKAGQLDTEAAGLREPPVPPAAADPFLLAESDEAKVQRAAAGAGGSLRAQVERLRTELQRERRRGEEQRDSFEGERLAWQAEKEQVIRYQKQLQHNYIQMYRRNRQLEQELQQLSLELEARELADLGLAEPTPCICLEEITATEI, encoded by the exons ATGGCCATTGTTCACACTCTGCCAGTCCCACTGGAGCCCACGCCTGAGGCTGCCACTGCCCCGCAAGCTCCAGCCATGGGCAGCGTGAGCAGTCTCATCTCTGGCCGGCCCTGTCCTGGGGGACCGGCTCCCTCTCGCCACCACCCTGCTCCTGGGCCCACGTTCTTCCGCCAGCAGGATGGACTGCTGCGGGGTGGCTATGAGGTGCAGGAGCCACTCTGCCCAGCTGTGCCTCCCAGAAAGACTGTCCCTGCCACCAGCTTTACGTACATCAATGAAGACTTTCGGACAGAGTCACCTCCTAGCCCAAGCAGTGACATTGAGGACACCCGAGAGCAGCGGGCACACAATGCGCACCTTCGGGGCCCCCCACCCAAGCTCATCCCTGTCTCTGGAAAGCTGGAGAAG AACATGGAGAAAATCCTGATTCGCCCAACAGCCTTCAAACCCGTGTTGCCCAAACCTCGAGGGGCACCGACCCTGCCTAGCTTCCTGGGTCCTCGAGCTGCCGGGCTGTCGGGAAGCCAGGGAAGCCTGACGCAGCTGTTTGgaggccctgcctcctcctcctcttcctcctcctcctcctcagctgcTGACAAGCCCCTAGCTCTGAGTGGCTGGACCAGCGGCTGCCCCTCAGGGACACTGTCTGACTCTGGGCGGAATTCACTATCCAGCCTACCCACCTACAGCACAGGAGGTGCGGAgccagccaccagctccccagGCGGGCACTTGTCCTCCCATGGACGGGGGGCACTGCCTGGGCCAGCCCGAGGGGCCCCTACCGGGCCATCCCACTCTGACAGTGGCCGCTCCTCCTCCAGCAAGAGCACAGGTTCCTTGGGGGGCCGAGTGCCTGGGGGACTCTTGGGCAGTGGTCCCCGGGCTTCACCTGATAGTTCCTGTGGGGACCGCTCACCCCCACCGCCACCACCTCCCCCTCCTTCGGATGAGGCCCTTCTGCACTGTGTTCTGGAAGGACAGCTTCGCGACCGGGAGGCAGAGCTGCAGCAGCTGCGAGACAGTCTGGATGAGAGCGAGGGGGCCACAGGCCAG GAGTTCCGGCCACGGCACTGGCCCCGAGAACGGGAGGACTGTGCAGCCCAGGCACAGCAGGCCACGCAGCGGGCACAGCGGGCTCAGCAGCTGCTGCAGCTGCAGGTGTTCCAGCTGCAGCAGGAGAAGCGGCAGTTGCAGGATGACTTTGCCCAGCTGCTTCAGGAGCGGGAACAGTTGGAGCGGCGCTGTGCTACCTTTGAGCGAGAGCAGCGAGAGCTTGGGCCACGACTAGAGGAGACCAAGTGGGAG GTGTGCCAGAAGTCAGGCGAAATCTCTCTACTGAAGCAGCAGCTGAAGGAGTCTCAGGCGGAGCTGGTTCAGAAGGGCAGTGAGCTGGTGGCTCTGCGGGTGGCACTGCGGGAGGCCCGGGCTGCCCTACGCGTCAGTGAGGGCAGGGCCAGGGGTCTGCAGGAGGCAGCTCGAGCCCGGGAGCTCGAGCTGGAGACCTGTTCCCAGGAGCTCCAGCGGCACCGCCAGGAGGCCGAGCGGCTTCGGGAGAAAGCTGGCCAGTTGGACACCGAGGCAGCCGGACTCCGGGAGCCTCCTGTGCCACCTGCTGCTGCTGACCCATTCCTCCTGGCCGAGAGTGATGAAGCCAAGGTGCAGCGGGCAGCAGCAGGGGCAGGAGGCAGTCTGAGGGCGCAGGTGGAAAGGCTGCGCACGGAGCTGCAGCGGGAACGGAGGCGAGGTGAAGAACAGCGGGACAGCTTTGAGGGGGAGCGGCTGGCCTGGCAGGCTGAGAAGGAGCAGGTGATCCGTTACCAGAAGCAACTGCAGCACAACTACATCCAGATGTACAGGCGCAACCGGCAACTGGAGCAGGAGCTGCAGCAGCTCAGCCTGGAGTTAGAGGCCCGGGAGCTTGCCGACTTGGGCCTGGCCGAGcccaccccctgcatctgcttGGAGGAGATCACTGCCACGGAAATCTAG
- the Mrpl43 gene encoding 39S ribosomal protein L43, mitochondrial, translating to MTARGTPSRFLASVLHNGLGRYVQQLQRLSFTLSRDSPSSRGAREFVEREVTDFARQNPGVVIYVNPRPCNVPRVVAEYLNGSVREESLNCKSVEEITTLVQKLANQSGLDIIRIRKPFHTDNPSIQGQWHTFTNKPTTLGGLRPRELQDTAQSQ from the exons ATGACTGCGCGCGGGACCCCGAGCCGCTTCTTGGCCAGTGTCCTCCACAACGGGCTGGGACGCTACGTGCAGCAGCTGCAGCGCCTCAGCTTCACGCTCAGCCGCGACTCGCCCTCGTCCCGCGGCGCCAG GGAGTTCGTGGAGCGGGAGGTGACCGACTTCGCCCGACAGAACCCAGGGGTCGTGATCTACGTGAACCCGCGGCCGTGCAATGTGCCTAGAGTGGTGGCCGAATACC TCAATGGGTCCGTGCGTGAGGAGAGCCTAAACTGCAAGTCGGTGGAGGAGATCACCACGCTGGTCCAGAAGTTGGCGAACCAGTCGGGTTTGGACATAATCCGCATCCGCAAGCCCTTCCACACGGACAACCCTAGCATCCAGGGTCAGTGGCACACCTTCACCAACAAACCCACAACCCTCGGCGGACTGCGCCCCCGGGAGCTTCAGGATACGGCCCAATCCCAGTGA
- the Twnk gene encoding twinkle mtDNA helicase, which yields MWVLFRGASPPRILLSLRGEWMGRRGLPRSLVPGPPRRRYRKEALPSLEVPLLPVTTTEIRQYLRTHGIPFQDGHSCLRAPSPFVESSEVKDQTNTTASFSLFIDKTTGHFLCMTSLAEGSWEDFQASVEGRGDKAREGILLSEGPEVQDSEEIQRIWNRAVPLGELPDQEEAHLARVMFGLTKVKDDTLRRFNVRYLRPTRSLVFPWFTPGGLGLRGLKLLGAEGQGDRVRYVETTIPRPGDFHNLFGLPLISRRDVEVVLTSRELDSLALSQATGLPTLALPRGTVCLPPALLPYLEQFRHIVFWLGDDLRSWEAAKLFARKLNPKRCSLVRPGNQQPHPLEALNRGLNLSRILRTALPAWHKSIVSFRQLREEVLGELSNVEQTAGIRWSRFPDLNRLLKGHRKGELTVFTGPTGSGKTTFISEYALDLCTQGVNTLWGSFEISNVRLARVMLTQFAVGRLEEQLDKYEEWADRFEDLPLYFMTFHGQQSIRSVIDTMQHAVYVYDVCHVVIDNLQFMMGHEQLSTDRIAAQDYVVGAFRKFATDNSCHVTLVIHPRKEDDDKELQTASIFGSAKASQEADNVLILQDRKLVTGPGKRYLQVSKNRFDGDVGVFPLEFNKSSLTFSVPPKSKARLKKIKDDNGLVAKKSSSGKKGSGSQNSETSSDQNPNSHQPDSSKLSW from the exons ATGTGGGTCCTTTTCAGAGGTGCATCCCCTCCTCGGATTTTGTTGTCCTTGAGAGGGGAATGGATGGGTCGAAGGGGCTTGCCCCGCAGCTTGGTCCCCGGCCCTCCTCGCAGACGATACCGGAAGGAGGCTCTCCCATCCTTGGAGGTGCCACTGTTACCTGTAACCACAACCGAAATCCGCCAGTATTTGCGCACACATGGAATCCCTTTCCAGGATGGTCACAGCTGCCTTCGAGCACCCAGCCCTTTTGTGGAATCCTCCGAGGTCAAGGATCAGACTAACACTACTGCTTCCTTCAGCCTCTTCATTGATAAAACCACAGGTCACTTTCTCTGCATGACCAGCCTAGCAGAGGGAAGCTGGGAAGATTTCCAAGCCAGTGTGGAAGGAAGAGGGGACAAGGCCAGAGAGGGGATCCTGCTTAGTGAAGGCCCAGAAGTTCAGGACAGTGAGGAAATCCAGAGGATCTGGAACCGAGCAGTACCCCTGGGGGAGCTGCCTGACCAAGAGGAGGCTCACCTGGCTCGTGTGATGTTTGGCCTTACCAAAGTGAAAGATGACACACTCAGACGTTTCAATGTTCGGTATTTGAGACCTACTCGAAGTCTGGTCTTCCCTTGGTTCACCCCTGGGGGCTTAGGATTAAGAGGCTTGAAGCTACTAGGAGCTGAAGGCCAAGGGGACCGAGTACGCTATGTGGAGACCACTATTCCCCGACCTGGTGACTTCCACAACCTATTTGGATTACCACTGATCAGCCGGCGAGATGTTGAGGTCGTCCTGACAAGTCGTGAACTGGACAGCTTGGCCTTGAGCCAGGCCACAGGGCTTCCTACCCTTGCCCTACCCCGAGGAACAGTCTGCCTGCCCCCTGCATTGCTCCCTTACCTTGAACAGTTCCGACATATTGTGTTTTGGCTTGGTGATGACCTTCGGTCCTGGGAAGCTGCCAAATTATTTGCTCGGAAACTGAATCCCAAGAGATGTTCCTTGGTGCGGCCTGGGAACCAACAGCCCCATCCCCTGGAGGCCCTGAACCGAGGTTTGAATCTTTCTCGAATTCTTCGTACTGCCCTCCCTGCCTGGCACAAGTCTATTGTATCTTTCCGGCAGCTCCGAGAGGAGGTACTGGGAGAACTGTCAAATGTGGAACAAACAGCTGGCATCCGCTGGAGCCGCTTTCCAGACCTCAATCGTCTCTTGAAGGGGCATCGGAAGGGCGAGCTGACAGTCTTCACAG GGCCTACAGGCAGTGGAAAAACGACGTTCATCAGTGAGTATGCCCTGGATTTGTGTACCCAGGGGGTGAACACACTGTGGGGGAGCTTTGAGATCAGCAATGTGAGACTAGCCCGAGTCATGCTGACCCAGTTTGCTGTGGGACGCCTGGAAGAGCAACTGGACAAATACGAGGAGTGGGCTGACCGCTTTGAGGACCTGCCCCTCTATTTCATGACTTTCCATGGACAGCAGAGCATCAG GTCTGTAATAGACACAATGCAACATGCGGTCTACGTCTATGATGTTTGTCATGTGGTCATCGACAACTTGCAGTTCATGATGGGTCATGAGCAGCTGTCTACAGACAG GATTGCAGCTCAAGACTACGTTGTGGGGGCCTTTCGGAAATTTGCAACTGACAATAGCTGCCATGTCACACTGGTCATTCACCCCCGGAAGGAAGATGATGACAAGGAACTACAGACAGCATCCATTTTTGGCTCAGCCAAA GCAAGCCAAGAAGCTGACAACGTTCTGATTCTGCAGGACAGGAAGCTGGTAACTGGGCCGGGTAAACGGTATCTGCAGGTATCCAAGAACCGTTTTGATGGAGATGTAGGTGTCTTCCCACTGGAGTTCAACAAgagctcccttaccttctccgtCCCACCAAAGAGCAAGGCACGACTTAAGAAGATCAAGGATGATAATGGACTCGTGGCCAAGAAGTCCTCTTCTGGAAAAAAGGGTTCTGGGTCCCAGAACTCTGAAACATCTTCAGACCAGAACCCAAATTCCCACCAGCCAGATAGCTCCAAGTTGTCATGGTAG